In Deinococcus puniceus, one genomic interval encodes:
- a CDS encoding DUF2270 domain-containing protein gives MPGSGGGPGAVAGSALTEASYSTNTANALIHLYRAEVGKMTAYRQRLDMTTNWSVVTTAGLSSFALGDPNNSHATFLFAMFMNYFFLRLEARRFRSFEIAHHRVRIMERFFYPAMLGDKVDTGWHQLLLAELGKPRSPMTRADALGWRLNRNYLWIYTAVLFAWFAKLDLSQPKGWTLEFPEALSLADIGNFPGWLVFAGVTAFYTHLIVLAVRAARTYPLEEG, from the coding sequence ATGCCCGGCTCTGGCGGCGGGCCGGGAGCGGTAGCGGGCAGCGCCCTGACCGAGGCGAGCTACAGCACCAACACGGCCAACGCCCTGATTCACCTCTACCGCGCCGAGGTGGGCAAAATGACGGCTTACCGCCAGCGGCTCGATATGACCACCAACTGGTCTGTGGTGACTACGGCGGGTCTGTCGTCGTTTGCGCTGGGTGATCCCAACAACAGCCACGCCACCTTCCTCTTTGCGATGTTCATGAACTACTTTTTCCTGCGCTTAGAGGCCCGGCGCTTTCGCAGTTTCGAGATTGCCCATCACCGGGTGCGGATTATGGAGCGCTTTTTTTATCCGGCCATGCTGGGCGACAAGGTAGATACAGGCTGGCACCAGTTGCTCTTGGCCGAGTTGGGCAAACCCCGCAGCCCCATGACCCGCGCCGACGCGCTGGGCTGGCGGCTGAACCGCAATTACCTGTGGATTTACACGGCGGTGCTGTTCGCGTGGTTTGCCAAATTAGACCTCAGCCAACCCAAAGGCTGGACGCTGGAATTTCCCGAAGCGCTGTCCTTGGCCGACATCGGCAATTTCCCCGGTTGGCTGGTGTTCGCGGGCGTCACGGCCTTCTATACGCACCTGATCGTGCTGGCGGTGCGGGCAGCCCGGACGTATCCGTTAGAGGAAGGGTAA
- the dnaN gene encoding DNA polymerase III subunit beta, whose product MRAHVTKKILSEGLGLLERVIPSRSSNPLLTSLKVEATEAGLTLSGTNLEIDLSCFVPAEVQNPQNFVIPAHLFAQIVRSLGGELVELELTGNELAVRAGGSNFKLQTGDFEAYPPLSFPTQADVSLDAGELSRAFGSVRYAASNEAFQAVFRGIKLEHRGETARVVASDGYRVAIRDFPASGDGKNLIVPARSADELIRVLKDGEARFTYGEGMLTVTTDRVRMNLKLLDGDFPDYERVIPKDIRLQVTLPATALKDAVNRVAVLADKNANNRVEFQVSQGKLLLAAEGDYGRAQDTLDVVQGGTEPAMSLAFNARHVLDALGPIEGDAELLFSGSTSPAIFRASGGGGYMAVMVTLRV is encoded by the coding sequence ATGAGAGCGCATGTCACCAAAAAAATCTTGAGCGAAGGTCTAGGACTTCTTGAGCGTGTGATCCCCAGCCGCAGCAGCAACCCCCTGCTCACTTCATTGAAAGTCGAAGCCACAGAAGCGGGCCTGACCCTCAGCGGCACGAATCTGGAAATCGACCTGTCCTGCTTCGTGCCAGCAGAAGTTCAAAATCCGCAAAACTTTGTCATTCCAGCCCACTTGTTCGCCCAGATCGTCCGCAGCTTGGGCGGCGAACTCGTGGAACTGGAATTGACGGGGAATGAGCTTGCTGTGCGTGCTGGCGGCTCAAATTTTAAATTGCAAACCGGGGATTTTGAAGCTTACCCGCCCTTGTCGTTCCCCACGCAAGCCGACGTGAGTCTGGACGCCGGGGAACTGTCGCGGGCTTTTGGTAGCGTGCGTTATGCCGCCAGCAACGAGGCTTTTCAAGCCGTCTTCCGGGGAATCAAGTTGGAACACCGGGGCGAAACAGCGCGGGTGGTGGCGTCTGACGGCTACCGCGTGGCCATTCGGGACTTTCCGGCCAGCGGCGACGGCAAAAATCTGATCGTGCCTGCCCGCAGCGCCGATGAGCTGATTCGCGTGCTGAAGGACGGCGAGGCCCGGTTTACCTACGGCGAAGGCATGCTGACCGTGACCACAGACCGCGTCCGTATGAACCTGAAACTGCTTGACGGCGACTTCCCCGACTACGAGCGGGTGATCCCCAAAGACATCCGCTTGCAGGTCACGCTGCCTGCCACCGCACTCAAGGACGCTGTGAACCGCGTGGCTGTGCTGGCCGACAAAAACGCCAACAACCGAGTCGAGTTTCAAGTCTCTCAAGGCAAGCTCCTTCTGGCTGCCGAGGGCGACTATGGGCGTGCCCAAGACACGCTGGACGTGGTGCAGGGCGGCACCGAACCCGCCATGAGCTTGGCATTCAACGCGAGGCACGTGCTTGACGCCCTCGGCCCAATCGAGGGCGACGCCGAACTTTTGTTCAGCGGCTCCACAAGCCCCGCTATCTTCCGTGCAAGCGGCGGAGGCGGCTACATGGCAGTCATGGTCACGCTGCGCGTCTGA
- a CDS encoding low temperature requirement protein A: protein MQSNFRLWWQKPQLHVPGSDAKRVTWLELFYDLIFVVAIARLAHHLAEHPDLKTFTEFVLLFIPVWWVWLSIAYYNERFETFDLSFRAFTFLQMLSVAAIAATAEYGLSKTATGFALSYAFARAVITFMWWRAGRHNPQVRVVTDVYVRNFSISIVLWVIAAFVGGPLGLALKGAGLLLDLITPLLTVKDQHRAFPAAARKLPERFGLFVIIVLGENLVGIVNGLADAEQLNAVILLRFVLGFILGFGLWWVYFDYIGRLEPDSHNRRKFIRWSYLHLPLVIGITMIGAMIQHAIAPHGEGPDAQTVDIGVRWLLAGGFALFYLACAGLEHTLEEGGTLIAAKTIVPIRIATAGAALLLPLLPVTLSWMVVGLILLHVLHAVLGVRAWFASGNVGRTDVH from the coding sequence GTGCAAAGCAACTTTAGACTCTGGTGGCAAAAGCCCCAGCTGCATGTGCCGGGCAGCGACGCCAAGCGGGTGACCTGGCTCGAACTCTTTTATGACCTGATTTTTGTGGTTGCCATTGCCCGGCTGGCCCACCATCTGGCCGAGCATCCCGATCTGAAAACATTTACCGAATTTGTGCTGCTGTTTATTCCGGTGTGGTGGGTTTGGCTGTCCATCGCCTATTACAACGAACGGTTCGAGACTTTCGATCTCAGTTTCCGGGCCTTCACCTTCTTGCAAATGCTGTCTGTGGCGGCTATTGCGGCAACCGCAGAATACGGCCTCAGCAAGACGGCCACCGGATTTGCACTCTCCTACGCCTTTGCGCGGGCGGTCATTACGTTTATGTGGTGGCGGGCAGGGCGGCACAATCCGCAGGTCAGGGTAGTCACCGACGTGTATGTCAGAAATTTCAGCATCAGCATCGTGCTGTGGGTCATTGCCGCCTTCGTGGGTGGCCCGTTGGGGTTGGCCCTCAAAGGGGCGGGCCTCCTGCTTGACCTGATCACGCCGCTTCTGACCGTCAAGGATCAGCACCGGGCTTTTCCTGCCGCTGCCCGCAAGTTGCCGGAACGTTTTGGCCTGTTCGTCATCATCGTGTTGGGCGAAAATTTGGTGGGCATCGTGAACGGGTTGGCCGATGCCGAGCAGCTCAACGCCGTCATTTTGCTGCGGTTCGTCCTCGGTTTCATTTTGGGGTTCGGGCTGTGGTGGGTCTATTTCGACTACATCGGGCGGCTGGAACCCGATTCGCACAACCGCCGCAAGTTCATCCGCTGGTCTTATCTGCATCTTCCGCTGGTCATCGGCATCACCATGATCGGTGCCATGATTCAGCACGCCATTGCGCCGCACGGAGAAGGGCCGGATGCCCAGACCGTAGACATCGGCGTGCGCTGGCTGCTGGCGGGCGGATTTGCCCTGTTCTATCTGGCCTGCGCGGGTCTGGAGCATACGCTGGAAGAGGGCGGCACTCTCATTGCGGCCAAAACCATCGTGCCGATCAGAATTGCTACGGCGGGCGCGGCCCTGCTGCTGCCCCTGTTGCCCGTCACGCTGTCTTGGATGGTGGTCGGGCTGATTTTGCTGCACGTGCTACACGCCGTTCTGGGTGTACGGGCGTGGTTTGCCAGCGGCAATGTGGGGCGTACCGACGTTCACTGA
- a CDS encoding MBL fold metallo-hydrolase, whose amino-acid sequence MTRPHTQPQVHGSTRVWTLATGPLQENAVLVAGQGNEGFLFDPGDEADKILAWVRASGVTVQAILLTHAHFDHIGAVQPVREALKVPVYLHPADLPIYQMGAASAARWNLPFIQPQAPEHGIAQGQTFTAGDLTLTAREVPGHAPGHVVFVDAASGVVVAGDTLFRGGIGRTDLPGGNHAQLLAGIAQELLTLPDETAVYPGHGPATTIGFERRTNPFLQ is encoded by the coding sequence ATGACCCGCCCCCACACCCAACCGCAAGTTCACGGTTCCACCCGCGTCTGGACTCTGGCCACTGGCCCCCTCCAAGAAAACGCTGTGCTGGTGGCAGGCCAAGGCAATGAAGGCTTCCTGTTCGATCCCGGCGACGAGGCCGATAAGATACTGGCATGGGTGCGGGCGTCGGGCGTCACGGTGCAGGCCATCTTGCTCACTCACGCGCATTTTGACCATATCGGCGCAGTCCAACCCGTGCGCGAGGCCCTGAAGGTTCCGGTGTATCTGCACCCCGCCGACTTGCCGATTTATCAGATGGGCGCGGCGAGTGCGGCCCGCTGGAATCTGCCCTTCATTCAGCCCCAAGCGCCGGAACACGGCATTGCACAGGGGCAGACCTTTACGGCGGGCGACCTGACCCTGACTGCCCGCGAGGTGCCCGGACACGCTCCCGGCCATGTGGTGTTCGTGGACGCGGCAAGCGGAGTTGTCGTTGCCGGAGACACCCTCTTTCGCGGCGGCATTGGCCGTACCGATTTGCCGGGGGGCAACCACGCCCAACTCTTGGCAGGCATCGCGCAGGAACTGCTGACCCTCCCCGACGAGACCGCCGTCTATCCGGGGCATGGCCCAGCCACCACCATCGGCTTCGAGCGGCGAACCAATCCATTTTTGCAGTAG
- a CDS encoding DNA polymerase III, with translation MTAQAALLHGPLLEQTGLFGGNALLLTGPARVGKLAVAWAVAAQFNCSGTRGMSGEACGQCPSCRTLAAGTHPDVLTVEPRATTSTGKTARRKIIPIGAILDSRDDKNEYDIHVYEFLEVRPSFRRRVVIVNGAEHLGNTAGNALLKLVEEPPHGAMFVFLAEDARAVLPTIASRSARLRVSPAPDRAVAFALAKAGHEPDPELVAFAAGRAAVLADPDTVRNALADARELDEAIGTGLLTALEAAERLEKRFDPAWHPEALRFVWQPRPPTQRARADTALDALQAALEAYASPSLSFQVFVLALRDAFGLA, from the coding sequence ATGACGGCGCAGGCGGCGCTGCTGCACGGGCCTCTGCTAGAGCAGACCGGGTTGTTTGGGGGCAATGCCCTGCTCCTCACCGGGCCAGCGCGGGTAGGCAAGTTGGCGGTGGCATGGGCGGTGGCCGCGCAGTTCAACTGCTCCGGCACACGCGGCATGTCGGGCGAGGCGTGCGGGCAGTGTCCGTCTTGCCGCACGTTGGCGGCGGGCACCCACCCCGATGTGCTGACGGTGGAACCACGCGCCACCACCAGCACCGGAAAAACGGCGCGGCGCAAAATCATTCCCATCGGCGCGATTCTGGACAGCCGCGACGACAAGAATGAGTACGACATTCACGTCTACGAATTTTTGGAAGTCCGGCCCAGCTTCAGGCGGCGCGTGGTCATCGTGAACGGTGCGGAACATTTGGGAAATACCGCCGGAAACGCCCTGCTGAAACTGGTGGAAGAGCCGCCGCACGGGGCCATGTTCGTGTTTTTGGCCGAGGATGCGCGGGCGGTGCTGCCCACGATTGCCAGCCGGAGCGCCCGCCTGAGGGTGTCGCCCGCACCAGACAGGGCGGTGGCGTTTGCCCTAGCCAAAGCAGGCCACGAGCCAGACCCCGAACTGGTGGCCTTCGCCGCAGGCCGCGCCGCAGTGCTGGCCGACCCGGACACCGTGCGAAACGCTTTGGCCGATGCCCGCGAACTGGATGAAGCCATCGGCACGGGCTTGCTGACCGCGCTGGAAGCCGCCGAACGCTTGGAGAAACGCTTTGACCCCGCGTGGCATCCCGAGGCGTTGCGCTTTGTGTGGCAACCCCGTCCCCCTACCCAGCGTGCCCGTGCCGATACCGCGCTAGACGCCCTACAAGCCGCGCTGGAAGCCTACGCCAGCCCCAGCCTCAGCTTTCAGGTATTCGTGCTGGCCCTGCGGGATGCGTTCGGGTTGGCGTAG
- the dnaA gene encoding chromosomal replication initiator protein DnaA, with the protein MLGYVRKNISEVEYHTWFAPVKNLGVQEGSLVLGVRNSFAQEWFRKHYLELLEDALRSLGAQNPAVSFQVLPAVQEAMFMPQDAPPPPGPPPRSPSPAPFENRKSLNPKYTFENFVVGPNNNLAHAAALAVAESPGKAYNPLFIYGDVGLGKTHLMHAVGHYMMERFPGKRIEYVSTESFTNDLINAIRDDKMTLFRNRYRSVDLLLVDDIQFLAGKERTQEEFFHTFNALYENHKQIILSSDRPPRDIQTLEGRLRSRFEWGLITDIQSPEFETRVAILKMNAEHNRIDIPQDVLELIARQVTSNIRELEGALMRVVAFSSLNNVPFSRAVAAKALSNVFTPQEVKVEMIDVLRQVAAHFNMPQDVVRGAGRVREVVVPRQVAMYLIRELTSHSLPEIGQFFGRDHSTVMHAVSKVTEQMGKDTELTASVSSLRRRMQGLDEEENEA; encoded by the coding sequence GTGCTGGGGTACGTCCGCAAAAACATCTCCGAAGTCGAGTACCACACTTGGTTCGCCCCGGTCAAAAACTTGGGCGTGCAGGAAGGATCGTTGGTACTCGGCGTGCGGAACAGTTTCGCGCAGGAGTGGTTTCGCAAACACTACCTTGAGCTGTTGGAAGACGCGCTCCGCAGTCTGGGGGCACAAAATCCAGCCGTGAGTTTTCAGGTCTTGCCCGCAGTGCAAGAAGCCATGTTCATGCCGCAAGACGCGCCGCCACCGCCCGGCCCGCCCCCGCGCTCGCCTTCGCCCGCCCCCTTCGAGAACCGCAAAAGCCTGAATCCCAAGTACACTTTCGAGAACTTCGTGGTAGGGCCGAACAACAATCTGGCCCACGCTGCGGCGCTAGCGGTGGCCGAATCTCCCGGTAAAGCCTACAATCCACTCTTTATTTACGGGGATGTGGGTCTAGGCAAGACCCATTTGATGCATGCGGTGGGCCATTACATGATGGAACGCTTTCCGGGCAAGCGAATCGAATATGTTTCTACGGAAAGCTTCACCAATGATCTGATTAACGCCATTCGTGACGATAAGATGACCCTGTTCCGCAACAGATATCGTTCTGTTGATCTTCTATTGGTAGATGACATTCAGTTTTTGGCAGGCAAAGAGCGGACACAAGAAGAATTTTTTCATACGTTCAATGCCTTGTACGAAAACCACAAGCAGATCATCCTCAGTTCAGATCGGCCACCCAGAGATATCCAAACGCTGGAAGGTCGCCTCAGAAGTCGCTTCGAATGGGGTCTAATTACAGACATTCAATCGCCTGAATTCGAAACCCGTGTGGCGATTTTGAAGATGAATGCGGAGCATAATCGCATTGATATTCCCCAAGACGTGTTGGAACTTATTGCACGCCAAGTGACGAGCAACATTCGTGAATTGGAAGGCGCATTGATGCGGGTTGTGGCCTTCAGTAGCTTGAATAACGTACCGTTTTCGCGTGCGGTGGCAGCTAAGGCTTTAAGTAATGTCTTTACACCGCAAGAAGTCAAAGTAGAAATGATTGATGTACTCCGGCAAGTGGCCGCGCACTTCAACATGCCGCAGGACGTGGTACGCGGCGCTGGGCGCGTGCGGGAGGTTGTCGTGCCGCGCCAAGTCGCCATGTACCTGATTCGGGAACTCACCAGCCATTCCTTGCCCGAAATCGGCCAGTTTTTTGGGCGCGATCACTCCACCGTGATGCATGCCGTGAGCAAAGTGACGGAGCAAATGGGCAAAGATACTGAACTGACCGCCTCGGTTTCGAGCCTGCGGAGGCGAATGCAAGGCTTGGATGAGGAAGAAAATGAGGCATAA
- a CDS encoding glycoside hydrolase family 130 protein: protein MTHTPPPAGVFDAVATLRADDGRRFLLQRHPQSPVLRPNPLHAWEAMNVFNAAVVQHAGLFHMHYRAQGIDFVSSIGYAVSADGLTWNKLERPVLAPQEPYESRGVEDPRVTWHEDDQCFYMAYTAYSPLGIMPCLARSHNLISWERLGPVIRGEDNKDHVLFPRKIGGRYVMFHRRPPSIWIAYSDDLLNWADHRELLAPRPELGGWDEKRVGAGGVPIETAYGWLVLYHAYDQRHVYRLSAALLDLEDPSKVLRRPADFIMEPTETWEIRGDVPNVVFSCANPVVGDEVWVYYGGADRMVGLATCTLSALMEFVLEP, encoded by the coding sequence ATGACCCACACCCCTCCACCCGCCGGAGTGTTCGACGCCGTGGCCACCTTGCGGGCCGACGATGGCCGCCGCTTCCTGCTCCAGCGCCACCCACAGAGTCCTGTGTTGCGCCCCAACCCGCTCCATGCATGGGAAGCCATGAACGTCTTCAATGCCGCTGTGGTGCAGCACGCGGGCCTGTTTCATATGCATTACCGGGCGCAGGGCATCGATTTCGTGTCCAGCATCGGCTACGCGGTGTCGGCGGACGGCCTGACGTGGAACAAGTTGGAGCGCCCGGTGTTGGCCCCCCAAGAACCCTACGAATCGCGTGGCGTAGAAGACCCGCGTGTGACGTGGCACGAGGACGACCAGTGTTTTTATATGGCCTACACCGCTTATTCGCCGCTTGGCATCATGCCCTGCTTGGCGCGCTCGCACAATCTTATTTCGTGGGAACGCCTTGGCCCGGTCATTCGCGGCGAGGACAATAAAGACCACGTGCTGTTTCCGCGAAAGATCGGCGGGCGCTACGTCATGTTTCACCGCCGCCCGCCCAGCATCTGGATTGCGTATTCGGACGACTTGCTGAACTGGGCAGACCACCGCGAACTGCTGGCCCCGCGCCCCGAATTGGGCGGCTGGGACGAAAAGCGCGTCGGAGCGGGCGGCGTACCGATAGAAACGGCTTACGGCTGGTTGGTGCTGTACCACGCCTATGATCAGCGCCACGTATACCGCCTGTCTGCTGCGCTGCTTGATCTGGAAGACCCGTCCAAAGTACTGCGCCGCCCCGCCGACTTCATCATGGAACCCACCGAAACATGGGAAATCCGGGGCGACGTGCCCAACGTGGTCTTCTCCTGTGCCAATCCTGTGGTGGGTGACGAAGTCTGGGTGTATTACGGCGGTGCAGACCGGATGGTAGGGCTGGCCACCTGCACCCTCAGTGCCCTGATGGAGTTCGTGCTGGAGCCGTAA
- a CDS encoding NAD-dependent epimerase/dehydratase family protein, with translation MATTQTVLVLGGTRFVGRHIVEALLAAGHTVTVLTRGQSPDELPEHVERLQGDRERGAAGLQALVARTWDACVDVSGYTPAAVRASAEALAGSVGRYVFVSTVSVYAEQNRHPVRETDPLLPAAPEDLTEVTGESYGPLKVTCERIVQEVFADRATILRPQIVAGPFDHTARYPYWPDRATQARQNGQPMLAPGSGSDHVQAIDARDFGRFAVRVIEDSTPGIFNVAGPRLTWAEFMTAIGAQSVVWVDAATLEAQGIGWRDLPLYLADDSEQGGLMDVDATRALAAGLTLTDPATTARDTGAWSAGQPTEYLLTPEREAEAVKVSRTV, from the coding sequence ATGGCAACAACCCAGACGGTACTGGTCTTAGGCGGGACACGCTTTGTGGGGCGGCACATTGTAGAAGCACTCTTGGCGGCGGGCCATACGGTCACGGTGCTGACACGCGGCCAGTCTCCGGATGAATTGCCGGAACACGTGGAACGCTTACAGGGTGACCGTGAACGGGGCGCGGCGGGCCTGCAAGCGTTGGTGGCCCGCACGTGGGATGCCTGCGTAGATGTCAGCGGCTACACGCCCGCCGCAGTTCGGGCCAGTGCCGAGGCATTGGCGGGCAGCGTGGGGCGCTATGTCTTCGTCAGCACGGTCAGCGTGTACGCCGAACAGAATCGCCACCCTGTCCGAGAAACCGATCCGCTGTTGCCCGCCGCCCCGGAAGACCTGACCGAAGTCACGGGCGAGAGCTACGGCCCCCTCAAAGTGACCTGTGAACGGATCGTGCAGGAGGTGTTCGCAGACCGTGCCACCATTCTTCGCCCGCAGATCGTGGCTGGCCCTTTCGACCATACCGCCCGCTATCCGTACTGGCCGGATCGTGCGACGCAGGCTCGGCAGAACGGCCAGCCCATGTTGGCTCCCGGCAGCGGCTCCGATCATGTGCAGGCCATAGATGCACGGGATTTTGGACGGTTTGCCGTTCGGGTGATAGAAGACAGCACGCCCGGCATCTTCAATGTGGCTGGCCCGCGCCTGACTTGGGCCGAATTTATGACTGCCATAGGCGCACAGTCGGTGGTGTGGGTAGACGCTGCCACGCTGGAAGCTCAGGGCATCGGCTGGCGCGATTTGCCGCTGTATCTGGCCGACGACAGCGAACAGGGCGGCCTGATGGACGTAGACGCCACCCGTGCTCTCGCCGCTGGCCTCACGCTGACCGATCCGGCGACGACTGCGCGGGACACGGGGGCTTGGAGTGCAGGCCAACCAACTGAATATCTCCTGACGCCAGAGCGGGAAGCAGAAGCAGTGAAGGTCAGCCGCACCGTCTAG
- a CDS encoding metallophosphoesterase family protein — MRLLLLSDIHANQTALEAVLSDAEPKRHEQVIHLGDAVGYGPHPREVLDTLRDLDAVCVMGNHDQMLLDYADGRREIKESIVSQALLWQLERLSERDVAWVRTWRDGIDDPDVGARYRHGTPVSLDDYTDSVTAARDAFQQWQGRLGFVGHTHAPSVYATLNAPVGEWIKHQAFQDGGSYMVPPSARVILNPGSVGQPRDGNPKASYAIYDSVRGHFEVFRVAYNIARAQEAALDAGLPQVLAARLAIGK, encoded by the coding sequence GTGCGGCTCCTGCTGCTTTCTGACATTCACGCCAACCAGACAGCTCTGGAAGCGGTGCTGAGCGATGCCGAACCCAAGCGGCACGAACAGGTCATCCACCTTGGCGACGCGGTGGGCTACGGCCCTCACCCCCGCGAGGTACTGGATACCCTGCGCGACTTAGACGCCGTATGCGTCATGGGCAACCACGATCAGATGCTGCTGGACTACGCCGATGGCCGCCGCGAGATCAAAGAGAGCATCGTGTCTCAGGCGTTGTTGTGGCAACTGGAGCGCCTGTCCGAGCGCGATGTGGCGTGGGTCAGGACGTGGCGCGACGGCATAGACGACCCCGATGTGGGCGCACGCTACCGTCACGGCACCCCGGTCAGCCTCGACGATTACACCGATTCGGTCACGGCGGCCCGCGACGCTTTTCAGCAGTGGCAGGGGCGGCTGGGCTTCGTGGGCCACACGCACGCGCCCAGCGTGTACGCCACCCTCAATGCCCCGGTGGGCGAGTGGATCAAGCATCAGGCGTTTCAGGACGGAGGGAGTTATATGGTGCCGCCCAGCGCCCGCGTGATCCTGAATCCGGGCAGTGTGGGCCAGCCCCGCGACGGCAACCCCAAAGCCAGCTACGCCATTTATGATTCGGTGCGCGGTCACTTCGAGGTGTTCCGGGTGGCCTACAACATTGCGCGGGCACAGGAAGCGGCGCTAGACGCGGGCTTGCCACAGGTGTTGGCGGCGCGATTAGCCATCGGCAAGTAG
- the dprA gene encoding DNA-processing protein DprA: MNPTSSSSPASEQAEELFALLTLRLTPQLGPRRIENLRQRFGSARAALSMPLTELRHTPGLDAKSLAGIGTAKPAQQAEAELGKLEQGGVTLLGRGLPGYPAALDSLGDPPAVLWVLGPLPELPTVPRAVGVVGTRSASPHALALTRKIAADLARSDVIVISGLARGIDTAAHTASTEAGGLSIGILGSAVNMIYPQENTALASKLTLISEYPLGTGPATHHFPIRNRLIAALSAATLVVEGEWKSGSLITATHALECGRTVFAVPGLAGDPRAAGPHRLIRDGAVLTENVQDILNEMGWGQARTAPLPDLPPDQARVLAALNAPSTLDDLQARTGLGLPELQTALVMLQLQGLAEEVGGRWVRR, from the coding sequence GTGAATCCCACCTCAAGTTCCTCTCCTGCTTCCGAGCAAGCCGAGGAACTCTTCGCCCTGCTGACCCTCCGCTTGACGCCTCAGTTGGGGCCGCGCCGGATAGAAAACCTGCGCCAGCGATTTGGCAGTGCGCGGGCGGCCCTGAGCATGCCCCTGACCGAACTGCGCCATACGCCGGGGTTGGACGCCAAATCGCTGGCAGGCATAGGAACCGCCAAGCCCGCGCAGCAGGCCGAGGCCGAGCTGGGCAAACTGGAGCAAGGGGGCGTGACCCTGCTGGGCCGGGGACTCCCCGGTTATCCGGCGGCGCTGGATTCGCTGGGAGACCCACCCGCCGTGCTGTGGGTGCTGGGGCCACTGCCCGAGTTGCCCACCGTGCCGCGTGCGGTCGGCGTAGTGGGCACCCGCTCTGCCAGCCCGCACGCCCTCGCGCTGACCCGCAAAATCGCCGCAGATTTGGCCCGCTCCGACGTGATCGTCATCAGCGGCCTCGCACGCGGCATAGACACCGCCGCCCACACTGCCAGCACCGAGGCGGGCGGCCTGAGCATCGGCATTTTGGGCAGTGCCGTGAACATGATCTATCCGCAGGAAAACACTGCCCTCGCCAGCAAGCTCACGCTGATTTCCGAGTATCCGCTGGGTACTGGGCCTGCCACGCACCATTTCCCCATCAGAAACAGATTGATCGCGGCGCTGAGTGCGGCCACGTTGGTCGTAGAAGGCGAGTGGAAGTCGGGGTCACTGATTACGGCCACGCACGCGCTGGAATGTGGCCGCACCGTGTTCGCCGTGCCGGGACTGGCAGGCGATCCCCGCGCCGCTGGCCCACACCGCCTGATTCGTGACGGAGCCGTGCTGACCGAGAACGTGCAGGACATCCTGAACGAGATGGGCTGGGGGCAAGCCCGCACCGCGCCCTTGCCCGACTTGCCACCCGATCAGGCCCGCGTACTGGCCGCGCTCAACGCACCTTCTACCTTGGATGATTTGCAAGCCCGCACGGGTTTGGGCCTCCCTGAATTGCAAACCGCGCTGGTGATGCTGCAACTGCAAGGACTGGCCGAAGAAGTGGGGGGAAGATGGGTCAGGCGGTAA